CCATGCACTGATAATGTTGAAAAAAGGTAATTATTATTACCTTGCATTTTCTCAAGCAGAGTGATGATGATTcaagacaaagagagagagagactgaggAAGTACCAAAGGTGTATCGAACACTGGAGCCCAAGTGGAAATGAAATAACCACAACCAACTGGACCAGGTTCGCTTTGGTGCTAAAGTTACAGTTGCTGCTGACTTAAACTTACTCTTTCGTTATTTTAACTTAATCACACATATTACAAAAACATCTACTTTTTAAGAAGTATCACTTGGTGCAACGCTAAAGTCTCTGATTAACGTTATCTGAAATAAAACTATttgtaaggaaaaaaaaaaactatttgtaAGGATTTTTTGTCCTAAATGAGATGAACTTTATTCACCTACCCTCCGTAATAAAAGAGGAAAGCAAATCCCGTtaaatcaaaagaaagagaaaaaggaaacccacaagtaagcaaaatcaaCTGCAGCTAGAAAAGACAAGTAATTTAAATGGGCCAATTATAGGCCTCTTCACTCAGGTAGAGATAAAACCCAACGTACATTTATTCAGCTAACAGTCATTAACGCTACGACTTTGTCCTAACCATACATTCAATTTCTCAAAGTATCTTTCTGTGAAATCAAGCGGATAAAAATAACGAAATCTAGAaagagattttatttatttgattagctGGGGAAACTGAGAAGCAACTCAGAAAATTAGTTAATTCATTACAAAAATGTCtttaaaaacattaatcttCAATtgctcttctcctcctccttctagATGGACGATATAAACCAAATGCGACATCGTTTTAAGCCTTCTTGGGAGACTTTTTAGCTGGCGAAGAAGCTTTCTTCTCACCTTGAGACGAACCACCGGCAGTCCTCTTAGGAAGAAGAACCGGGTTAATATTCGGAAGCACTCCACCACTCGCGATGGTCACTCCGTGCAACAACTTCCCCAACTCCTCATCGTTCCTTATCGCCAAGCAAAGATGCCTAGGGTTTATCCTATTCTTCTTGTTATCCCTCGCCGCGTTACCAGCTAGCTCAAGAACCTAAAaacaagatttaaaaaaaaagaatcgatTAGAATCAAGAAGATCCCGTAAAAGATTCGATCGGAGATATATTATTACCTCGGCGGCGAGGTACTCGAGGACGGCGGCGAGGTAGACGGGAGCGCCGGAGCCGTACCTGATGGCGTAACGGCCTTTTTTAAGGTAGCGAGCGATACGGCCGACGGGGAACTGGAGACCGGCTTTGACGGACTTGGTGACGCTCTTCTTGCgatctcctcctcttcttcttccacctCTCGCCGCCGGCTTCGTTGCTGCTTCTGCTGTTGCTTTTGATGACGACTCCATCGGGTTTTGATTTTCTTAGCAAACGGATCTAAAGAGTAGTACTATTTTGTGTAATGAGGACATGGGAACGTGTATGTATGTATAGATCATGTTTAGTGCCACGTTGGCGATGTTCAGATTGTATTTAGTTGGTTTTTGATCCAACGGTCGCTCTTACAACATGATGATGGtgaattgatgatgatgattttgttGTCGACGTATTTAGTTGATACACGTGGGAGCCGCAAAGGAAAGAGAGTATAAAACTCTCAAGAGCCGTTTGTTTCACCCCCTCGTTAATTAGACAATTACACTAGAAACAAATTGgaaatgaacaaaaataaataaaataataggaATAAGTGGGAATTTCCTGGAACCAGAAAGAATGGAAAGGAAAATTTATCCTTTATGAATTGTGTAATTTCATAGGAATCATAAGAAATTGAATGTTATTTTTCATTCTCTTGGTCACCAGCTCGAACTAGAGTTTATCTCTAAAAAAAACAGTTAAGAGTATGATTAACCGGGCTTATTAATGGTGAGTTTATCTCTAAGAAGCACTTGAGAATGGCTATATAAGGCAAcaagaagtaaaaaaaatataggtaTGCATTATATAAGCTAGGCCCTTCAGTCCAACGGGGAGACATTGCACAGACCTCACCACAAACAACTGCAAAATGCCTGAAGGTAGAAGGCCTATAAGGCCTATATATGGGTTCTTAAACTTCTTTTtccatagaaaaaaaaaacaatgataaTGAATTGATGATGTATGAAGAATAAGCATTGGCTAACTCTATGTTAGCAAGTCTTATCTGGAATGATTGGACGTAAATCCGTCCAAACCAGCATATATCATCTGCGACTTTAGTTCTGGTGTTAGCATTTGAAGTACTTTGCATATGAAGCTGCagactttatttatatattagctTTTAAGCTGCACATCTCATGTTCCACATATCAGCATCAAGTGGAAAATAAACAGATTAGTTTTGCTGAATAGGGCTAGAGGTTAGTATGGTTTAACAAactttctataaaataaaaattaaaaagttttttatgAACAAAAGTAGTATTCTATTAGAATAAAGTTACGGATAGTGGAGAATATTATATCTAAGAGGACTCCCAGAAAGATATAGAAGCCAACATTATGTGTTCTAGCTATATTACACATGGACTTGCATACACATCACTTTCCCTCTGCTTCGTTCTAATTTCTCTCTTTTCCAATGGACCTTGGAACAACGATCGGAACACAGATCGGGAACGAGATCGGAACAGAGATCAGACCAGAGACATGCCAAGAAGATCAGCAGAGACATGTTTTTCAAGAATACCAAGAACCTCTCCGATACACCGTAAGATCATTCACCACATAATCTTCTTTATACAATTgtctccttttttttcttctttaacatattaaataatattcttctgtgtttttgttgttgttgcaagACATGGGTTTTGAGAGTTTCTATCCACTGCGAAGGATGTAAGAGGAAAATAAAGAAACTATTGAGCAAGATCGATGGTGAGACATTATCTCTTTAATTCATGTTGTGTTTCTTTGTTCTTCGTAGATAGACGTTTTGAGAGACGTTTTTCTTGTGTTAGGTGTATACACAACGAATATTGACGTGAAGCAACAAAAAGTAACGGTGGTTGGAAACGTAGAACCAGAGCTTCTGATAAAGAAGATCATGAAAGCCGGTAGACACGCCGAGCTATGGCCGATggataacaacaacaacgagTGTAGTAACTACCAGCAGAGAGAAAAGAAACCAAAGAAACCTAAAAACGAAGATGATGATAGCAGCGAAGACGACGAAGACGAcggtaacaacaacaacaacaacaacggcGGCGGGATGATTGACGGCGGAACATGCATTGGCGGACCTCCCGGAGGCGGTGGTGATCAGGTGAAACAAGTTGTGACGTTTGTAAACGGACAACCTCAACCACAGTCCGGTGGAGATGGAGctccgaagaagaagaagaaaaagaaaaagaagaagaagagtacgACGGTGGTGatggaaggaggaggaggaggcggtggtggtggtggtcctCCGCCGCAGAACAATGGACCACCAGAGACAGTGATATACTCTGCTCCACCACCAGAACAGTACCATCCCCATCCTACTCATCAGCAGCATTCGTATCCGACGGCTCACAGTCCTCCACGTCATTACCAACAGCAAACGTAcggtcctcctcctcctacgtATTATCACTCGCAGCCTCAAACGGCGCCGTCTTACACCGTGAGCTACAATACGGCGCACGGGCCGGGTCAAAATGGGCCTAGTCAGAACGGCGGGAATGACAATGCGCCGTCGTATTACGCTGCTCCTCCCTCGTATTATTCTTACGAGTACGTGGACACGGGATACGAATCTCCACCGCCCGAATTTTATTCGTACAGATCTCAGCCGTGCGAATCATTTGAGGCACTCAGCGAAGGCAATCCAAACGCTTGTTGCGTCATGTGATTGGTTTAAAAAGTTTTAGAATCAAAATGGTGGCATCTTGTTAATGCCTAACGAGTTGTTGTTACTAGAGTGGGCACTTTCACAAGCAATCACTGAAATCAATCTccatagtaaaatttaattaaatcagATATGTATACCttggataaaaaaatttggCAAAATGAAATTTGAGGTTACATAtaagacacatatatatatatatatatatattttagtagaTATCTTATTGTAATTGAAatgtcaaaatataaattataaatcaacATTTTACTCAAAAAATTTTACAATTCAACAAGATTTGTGAGGTGAGGTACTATTTTCGAATAtaccattttatattttggGTGCAAAAATTGGAATAAAATGAAGGAGAATAATTGGACTTTGAGAAGAATAAAtctttttacaaaagaaaagaataagaaTAATCGGGAAAGAGAGATAAAATTGGAAGTGAATGGATGGATGGCTTTTGAGATGGGCATATCTTGAATTCTTGATGACgacgaatatttttttatgtaatagTCCTCAGGAATCGAATCGTATTGTTGGTTTGGTCTTTACTTGTTTGATACAAAATAACTATTGTACTTTTCCATATAAAGAAAAGCAGTCAATTTAGTGTACGCTGTACAGGAATCAAACTCGTATAACCTACATAACACTAACGTAAAACATTTCAGTTATGCTTTGATTCTTGGGTGGTGTTAAAAGAGAACCGACCGCGTATGAGAATCTGATTCTAATATTTATCAAACTAATTCACGTTAACATGCACCGATATTATAACATCATGCATAAGTTacattaatatttctttttcttatagTATTTGCAGCCTTTTAAGCTACTGGGACTTGTTAATGAATCTAAAATTTAACTAGATAAAAATCAGAAGCAAGTAAGTGTATTCACCAAATATAGCATTAAGACAAAGAGTCAAACAAAAATCACTTCTTCTGTGTACGTCCGTCTGTCTGATGatctttttaaaactaaataacaaaAATCCCAACCAACTTAATAAGCAAAGCTCTTAGGCTTGTTTAGCTTCGACCTTCTTCTTCTGCCACAGTCTGTCCACGCCACTGTCTGCATCTCCCTGCACCCAGATCATTGTTTGATTAATAAAGTCAATGCTGATGAAGAATGATTAACTAACTGCGATTGTCATATTGGGAACACATGACTCTAGAGTCTATAAGTCAATACGAACCTGGGCACGAACGAAACCGCAGAGA
The window above is part of the Raphanus sativus cultivar WK10039 unplaced genomic scaffold, ASM80110v3 Scaffold1788, whole genome shotgun sequence genome. Proteins encoded here:
- the LOC130504763 gene encoding probable histone H2A.5 — protein: MESSSKATAEAATKPAARGGRRRGGDRKKSVTKSVKAGLQFPVGRIARYLKKGRYAIRYGSGAPVYLAAVLEYLAAEVLELAGNAARDNKKNRINPRHLCLAIRNDEELGKLLHGVTIASGGVLPNINPVLLPKRTAGGSSQGEKKASSPAKKSPKKA
- the LOC130504760 gene encoding heavy metal-associated isoprenylated plant protein 36-like, whose product is MDLGTTIGTQIGNEIGTEIRPETCQEDQQRHVFQEYQEPLRYTTWVLRVSIHCEGCKRKIKKLLSKIDGVYTTNIDVKQQKVTVVGNVEPELLIKKIMKAGRHAELWPMDNNNNECSNYQQREKKPKKPKNEDDDSSEDDEDDGNNNNNNNGGGMIDGGTCIGGPPGGGGDQVKQVVTFVNGQPQPQSGGDGAPKKKKKKKKKKKSTTVVMEGGGGGGGGGGPPPQNNGPPETVIYSAPPPEQYHPHPTHQQHSYPTAHSPPRHYQQQTYGPPPPTYYHSQPQTAPSYTVSYNTAHGPGQNGPSQNGGNDNAPSYYAAPPSYYSYEYVDTGYESPPPEFYSYRSQPCESFEALSEGNPNACCVM